The following are encoded together in the Cetobacterium ceti genome:
- the eutM gene encoding ethanolamine utilization microcompartment protein EutM, whose translation MKYDALGMIETKGLIGSIEAADAMVKAANVYLIGKEYVGGGLVTVMVRGDVGAVKAATDAGAAAAQRVGELISVHVIPRPHSEVEVILPSSNIKEEK comes from the coding sequence ATGAAATATGATGCATTAGGAATGATAGAAACTAAGGGATTAATTGGATCAATTGAAGCGGCAGATGCAATGGTTAAGGCTGCAAATGTATATTTAATTGGGAAGGAATATGTTGGTGGAGGACTTGTAACTGTTATGGTAAGAGGAGATGTGGGAGCTGTTAAAGCTGCAACTGATGCTGGAGCGGCAGCAGCACAACGTGTGGGAGAATTAATCTCAGTTCATGTAATACCAAGACCACATTCAGAAGTAGAAGTAATTTTACCTAGTTCAAATATAAAAGAGGAAAAATAA
- a CDS encoding autotransporter domain-containing protein — translation MKIKNKKYILATVLISLLGGCGSGGGGGSTGGPSPKNPKVHSSGSIPAPVASSKPKETEKKPVKKEEVLVPEKDVKVEIEPKEVIKEEVIPKKNNGKMVVEHEGQIGLIAEKENEVAINEKNGEIKVTKVYSSGMGAFGKNTRAVNEGKIIGDQSKDKPAFQKGMDLMTGMGGGNLENKGSLQGKGYDIVGMNSESRGEGFTSINKGTIELNGYKSEENATGLHYADLVGMKGIKRVEKDGIDENIKLQNDGKIKIDYKNFHLDNPNARSSENLVGMLMEVENSNDKNVKNEMINGATGTIEVNGNYGTGMEGIGKNIRMGNNGNIKVDGTFAYGMKANGENVIGINSGTIEEGGKYGSLMWAENGGTVINNGKLETKNNKMDGSEFDRTGIYATDKGYGKNGKDGEIILTGYSDIGMKAYGKNSILENSGKIITKSQGNIGMLVSGEDVVGINNGTINIEGTSTVGMLAIDKGLAINEGKIIMGEDGNDNTGMMALDGGTIVNGEKGIIEINGRNSSGLYIRGKESKLLNLGTITVKGKDNKDISENIKDGTIVQKGQVDIVNGILEIGKNAKLEIGKRTDGQIPKIRARRGAQLNIQGEIVGAPELINNKAKTVYENVIEVEDGGKVVGLNRITQPVSLSLLTKSAIVENKDGNYNLEIFKDKNNVENVIENKEYVNIAREVVEYEEDVLDGGEKDQILKTILGNNDKKNLNKIIKDLSGQIYTNVPRQIFDINENFLKEDTKLIDNLGEYGYNFNFFGGKNSVKNKGEISGYKKTYEGFVGSKKIGDNLYTTLGYENGNIKYNEKSKGSIKSIHTGLYKKLSLNKMEIRLGANGEYNFHETSRTIESFNKTGKSKFNSYAVGINGEISRRFGDNLYIEPTMGLKTTYGTYENIKEKNAGALNVNIDSEKYLSILPNVNLKVGKKFAYSEIYTNINYSYELGDLNKEQDMSIFNNGIKYGMKKDSLEKDSLNINGGVKTEINNFNVSFEIGKEIGKRENSYMTVGFGYKFANEN, via the coding sequence TTGAAAATAAAAAACAAAAAGTATATATTGGCAACTGTATTAATTTCTTTATTAGGAGGATGTGGATCTGGTGGAGGTGGAGGATCAACAGGAGGACCTAGTCCGAAAAATCCTAAAGTACACTCTTCAGGATCGATACCAGCACCAGTAGCTTCATCTAAACCTAAGGAAACTGAAAAAAAACCTGTGAAAAAAGAGGAAGTTTTAGTACCTGAAAAGGATGTAAAAGTGGAGATAGAACCTAAGGAAGTAATAAAAGAGGAAGTTATTCCTAAAAAAAATAATGGGAAAATGGTTGTTGAACATGAGGGACAAATTGGATTAATAGCTGAAAAAGAAAATGAAGTGGCTATAAATGAAAAAAATGGAGAGATAAAAGTTACAAAGGTATATAGTAGTGGAATGGGTGCTTTTGGAAAAAATACAAGGGCAGTTAATGAGGGAAAAATTATAGGAGATCAAAGTAAAGATAAACCAGCATTTCAAAAAGGAATGGACCTAATGACTGGAATGGGTGGAGGAAATCTTGAAAATAAGGGTAGCCTACAGGGTAAAGGTTATGATATTGTAGGAATGAATAGTGAATCAAGAGGAGAAGGATTTACTTCAATTAATAAGGGAACTATAGAACTAAATGGATATAAATCAGAGGAAAATGCAACAGGATTACATTATGCTGATTTAGTGGGAATGAAGGGAATAAAAAGAGTAGAAAAAGATGGAATAGATGAAAATATTAAATTACAAAATGATGGAAAAATTAAAATAGATTATAAAAATTTCCATTTGGATAATCCAAATGCTAGATCTTCAGAGAATTTAGTGGGAATGCTTATGGAAGTTGAAAATTCAAATGATAAAAATGTAAAAAATGAAATGATAAATGGAGCTACAGGAACTATTGAAGTAAATGGAAATTATGGTACTGGAATGGAAGGTATTGGTAAAAATATCAGAATGGGAAATAATGGAAATATTAAAGTTGATGGAACATTTGCTTATGGAATGAAAGCTAATGGAGAAAATGTAATTGGAATAAATAGTGGAACAATTGAAGAGGGTGGAAAATATGGTTCTCTTATGTGGGCTGAAAATGGTGGAACTGTAATTAATAATGGAAAATTAGAAACAAAAAATAATAAAATGGATGGAAGCGAATTTGATAGAACTGGAATATATGCCACAGATAAGGGATATGGAAAAAATGGTAAAGATGGGGAGATTATATTAACAGGTTATTCAGATATAGGAATGAAAGCTTATGGGAAAAATAGTATTTTAGAAAATAGTGGGAAAATTATTACTAAAAGTCAAGGTAACATTGGAATGTTAGTTTCTGGAGAAGATGTTGTTGGAATAAATAATGGAACGATAAATATAGAGGGAACTTCTACTGTTGGAATGTTGGCGATAGATAAAGGATTAGCTATAAATGAAGGAAAAATTATCATGGGAGAAGATGGAAATGATAATACTGGAATGATGGCTTTAGATGGTGGAACTATTGTAAATGGAGAAAAAGGTATAATAGAAATAAATGGAAGAAATTCTTCTGGATTATACATAAGAGGTAAAGAGAGTAAATTATTAAATCTTGGAACAATAACTGTAAAGGGAAAAGATAATAAGGATATAAGTGAGAATATAAAAGATGGAACTATAGTACAAAAGGGACAGGTAGATATTGTAAATGGTATTTTAGAAATTGGTAAAAACGCCAAATTAGAAATAGGAAAAAGAACAGATGGTCAAATTCCTAAAATAAGAGCAAGAAGAGGGGCACAATTAAACATTCAAGGAGAAATAGTTGGTGCACCGGAATTAATAAATAATAAAGCTAAAACAGTTTATGAAAATGTAATAGAAGTTGAAGATGGAGGGAAAGTAGTAGGTTTAAATAGAATTACTCAGCCAGTATCACTATCTTTACTTACAAAATCAGCTATAGTTGAAAATAAAGATGGAAATTATAATTTAGAAATATTTAAGGATAAAAATAATGTTGAAAATGTAATAGAAAATAAAGAGTATGTAAATATTGCAAGGGAAGTTGTAGAGTATGAAGAGGATGTTTTAGATGGAGGAGAGAAGGACCAAATTCTAAAAACAATTTTAGGAAATAATGATAAAAAGAATCTTAATAAGATAATTAAGGATTTATCAGGACAGATTTATACAAATGTTCCTAGACAAATTTTTGATATTAATGAAAATTTCCTAAAAGAGGATACAAAACTTATAGATAATTTAGGAGAGTATGGATATAACTTTAATTTCTTTGGAGGAAAAAATTCTGTAAAGAATAAGGGAGAAATATCTGGATATAAAAAGACCTATGAGGGATTTGTGGGAAGTAAGAAAATCGGAGATAATTTATATACTACTTTAGGTTATGAAAATGGGAATATAAAATACAATGAAAAATCAAAGGGAAGTATAAAATCTATTCATACGGGATTATATAAAAAATTATCTTTAAATAAAATGGAAATTAGATTAGGAGCAAATGGAGAGTATAACTTCCATGAAACTAGTAGAACTATTGAATCATTTAATAAAACAGGAAAAAGCAAATTTAATTCATATGCTGTTGGAATAAATGGAGAGATCAGTAGAAGATTTGGAGATAACTTATATATTGAGCCAACAATGGGATTAAAAACAACATATGGTACTTATGAAAATATTAAGGAAAAAAATGCTGGTGCTTTAAATGTTAATATAGACAGTGAAAAATATCTATCTATATTGCCAAATGTAAATTTAAAAGTTGGAAAGAAATTTGCTTATAGTGAGATTTATACAAATATAAACTATTCATATGAGTTAGGAGATTTAAATAAGGAACAGGATATGTCTATATTTAATAATGGAATTAAATATGGAATGAAAAAGGATTCTTTAGAGAAGGATAGCCTAAATATAAATGGTGGAGTTAAAACTGAAATAAATAACTTTAATGTTTCTTTTGAGATTGGAAAGGAAATTGGAAAAAGAGAAAATAGTTATATGACTGTTGGATTTGGATATAAATTTGCAAATGAAAATTAA
- a CDS encoding DUF4007 family protein, which translates to MKYIIAGHSSFYPRENWLNKIFSKIFQGNINEKVNHSFFSRNKITDAIDILGVGSAMVESIKFWGDFFEIVNIDKISKTLSLSPSGKIIFSKDPYFQNPNSLWILHCNSLCKNSESPLIWTLALENKYSNIFTRETLEERCKIFVQENSIKASEKTLKDTVSIFIKTFLYDFSENKDPEDNIISPFSSLKYLTCKNNDNFYFRNISSGEISEYILLYILYKKLDFFNKNNKILLDELFSLTNNIIKINHTEFIKLIKKLEDCGEITIDRSANLENIIFKNNEITEEFILNKILESESIING; encoded by the coding sequence ATGAAATACATAATTGCTGGGCATAGTTCTTTCTATCCAAGAGAAAATTGGCTAAATAAAATATTTTCTAAAATATTTCAAGGGAATATAAATGAGAAAGTTAACCACTCATTTTTTTCAAGAAATAAAATAACAGATGCTATTGATATTCTTGGAGTAGGTAGTGCTATGGTTGAATCTATTAAGTTTTGGGGAGATTTTTTTGAAATTGTAAATATAGATAAAATTTCTAAAACTCTCTCTCTTTCTCCAAGTGGAAAGATAATTTTTTCAAAGGATCCATACTTTCAAAATCCAAATAGTCTATGGATTTTACACTGTAATAGCCTTTGTAAAAATAGTGAATCTCCTCTTATTTGGACCTTAGCTCTTGAAAATAAATATTCTAATATTTTCACTAGGGAAACCCTTGAAGAACGATGTAAAATTTTTGTTCAAGAAAACTCTATTAAAGCTTCTGAAAAAACTCTTAAGGATACTGTCAGTATCTTTATAAAAACTTTTTTATATGATTTTTCAGAAAATAAAGATCCTGAGGATAATATTATTTCTCCTTTTAGTTCTTTAAAATATTTAACTTGCAAAAATAATGATAATTTTTATTTTAGAAATATCTCTTCAGGAGAAATATCTGAATATATTCTTTTATATATTCTTTATAAAAAATTAGATTTTTTCAATAAAAACAATAAAATTTTATTAGATGAACTTTTCTCTTTAACTAATAATATTATAAAAATAAATCACACAGAATTTATTAAACTTATAAAAAAATTAGAAGATTGCGGAGAAATTACAATTGATCGTTCTGCTAATTTAGAAAATATTATTTTTAAAAATAATGAAATTACAGAAGAATTTATTCTTAATAAAATTTTAGAAAGTGAGAGCATCATAAATGGATAA
- a CDS encoding phosphoadenosine phosphosulfate reductase domain-containing protein — MTSENIKIFWDSFHNIPLILDEIKDDLYIKQNNLKEISRDFRPVFLEEKWLLLNLFPDKFDESLLSKSVWATKHNKYIIDGNLSSINPTKRGREIENIEAFRNKIFSFTPTKELLFLEKSLIDKFISCNRDRYDYLLKCEGKDEDGEFIGAYNFINEVAHKYKDRLTLVSFSGGKDSTVVSHLVRKALNNPSILHIYGDTTLELPKSYEYVEMFKEENPFTPFFEERNEENNFFQMCDEIGPPSRVKSWCCSIFKTGPMGTTLANFDENILTFLGVRRLESASRSKYSKVGQSPKILKQKVACPVIDWLDIDIWLYIFTENLSFNQSYRQGFARVGCWVCPHNGNWSQFLSSIYNSKEYDKWYSFLIDFAKRIGKEDYEDYVKDGKWKARQGGSGLEKSYTNILEGKECINEKNSKNYILNKNINNDFFQLFKPFGSLNILEKKGLYEIFILDKTKNPIFKVLTRENSNEVKVTIIDSKDKYIFNKIEKQFNKFNSCLYCQGCNSACPTGAINVSNKTYIIDETKCVNCLKCIDKFDSGCLIASALKIKKES; from the coding sequence ATGACAAGTGAAAATATTAAAATATTTTGGGATAGTTTCCATAACATTCCCTTAATTTTAGATGAAATTAAAGATGATCTTTATATAAAACAAAATAATTTAAAAGAGATTAGCCGAGATTTTAGACCTGTTTTTTTAGAGGAAAAATGGCTTTTATTAAATCTTTTTCCTGACAAATTTGATGAATCTCTTTTAAGTAAATCTGTTTGGGCAACCAAACACAATAAATATATTATAGATGGCAACCTTTCTTCTATTAATCCTACTAAAAGAGGACGAGAAATTGAAAATATTGAAGCTTTTAGAAATAAAATATTTTCATTTACTCCTACAAAAGAGCTTCTTTTCTTGGAGAAGTCTCTTATAGACAAATTTATTTCATGTAATAGAGACAGATATGATTATCTCCTTAAATGTGAAGGAAAAGATGAGGATGGGGAATTTATAGGGGCATACAATTTTATAAATGAAGTTGCTCATAAATATAAAGATAGATTAACCCTTGTATCTTTTTCTGGTGGGAAAGATTCTACTGTTGTTTCTCATTTAGTTAGAAAAGCCCTAAATAATCCAAGTATTTTACATATTTATGGAGATACTACTTTAGAACTACCAAAATCCTATGAATATGTTGAAATGTTTAAGGAAGAAAATCCTTTTACACCTTTTTTTGAAGAGAGAAACGAAGAAAATAATTTCTTTCAAATGTGTGATGAGATTGGTCCTCCAAGTAGAGTAAAAAGTTGGTGTTGCTCTATTTTTAAAACAGGACCTATGGGTACTACTCTAGCAAACTTTGATGAAAATATTTTAACATTTCTTGGAGTTAGACGACTAGAATCTGCTTCTAGATCTAAATACTCTAAAGTTGGGCAAAGTCCTAAAATATTAAAACAAAAAGTTGCTTGTCCTGTAATCGATTGGTTAGATATTGATATTTGGTTATATATTTTTACAGAAAATTTATCCTTTAACCAATCCTATAGACAAGGATTTGCTAGAGTTGGTTGTTGGGTTTGTCCTCATAATGGAAATTGGTCTCAATTTCTTTCATCTATATACAATTCAAAGGAATATGATAAATGGTACTCTTTTTTAATTGATTTTGCTAAAAGAATCGGAAAAGAAGACTATGAAGATTATGTTAAAGATGGAAAATGGAAAGCTAGACAAGGTGGAAGTGGGTTAGAAAAAAGTTACACTAATATCTTAGAAGGAAAAGAATGTATCAATGAAAAAAATTCTAAAAATTATATTTTAAATAAAAATATAAATAATGATTTTTTTCAGCTATTTAAACCCTTTGGATCCTTAAATATATTAGAGAAAAAAGGGCTTTATGAAATATTTATTTTGGATAAAACTAAAAATCCTATTTTTAAAGTTCTTACAAGAGAAAATTCTAATGAAGTTAAAGTAACTATTATCGATTCTAAAGATAAATATATTTTCAATAAAATTGAAAAACAATTTAATAAATTTAACTCCTGTTTATATTGCCAAGGATGTAATTCTGCATGTCCTACAGGGGCTATAAATGTAAGTAATAAAACTTATATTATTGATGAAACTAAATGTGTTAATTGCTTAAAATGTATTGATAAATTTGATTCAGGTTGCTTAATTGCTTCGGCACTTAAAATAAAAAAGGAGAGTTAA
- a CDS encoding phosphate propanoyltransferase translates to MKNMENLEEILNILLRGVNKGIPVGISNRHIHLSRKDMDKLFGEEAELTKLKDLSQVGQFAAKEVVTLCGPKGVIEKVRVLGPFRGETQIELSMGDCIKLGIKGEVRLSGNLENSSGITLVGPKGAIELSRGAIISQRHIHMNEEDGKKYGVSNGDIVSVKIDGVRGGVLNNVSIRIDNLFKLECHLDIEEANCLGLNPKSKLEIIK, encoded by the coding sequence ATGAAAAATATGGAGAATTTAGAAGAAATATTAAATATTTTGTTAAGGGGAGTTAATAAGGGGATTCCTGTGGGGATTTCAAATAGACATATTCATCTATCAAGGAAAGATATGGATAAATTATTTGGAGAGGAAGCAGAACTTACAAAGTTAAAAGATTTATCTCAAGTGGGACAATTTGCAGCAAAGGAAGTTGTAACTCTTTGTGGCCCTAAGGGAGTTATTGAAAAAGTAAGAGTTTTAGGACCCTTTAGAGGAGAGACACAGATTGAATTATCTATGGGAGATTGTATAAAGTTAGGAATTAAGGGAGAGGTAAGACTTTCTGGAAATTTAGAAAATAGTTCGGGAATAACTTTAGTAGGACCTAAGGGAGCTATTGAGCTTTCAAGGGGGGCTATAATTTCTCAAAGACATATTCATATGAATGAAGAGGATGGGAAAAAATATGGAGTTTCTAATGGAGATATTGTATCTGTGAAAATAGATGGAGTAAGAGGTGGAGTTCTAAATAATGTAAGTATTAGAATTGATAATTTATTTAAATTGGAGTGTCATTTAGATATTGAAGAGGCCAATTGTTTAGGATTAAATCCAAAATCAAAATTAGAAATTATAAAATAA
- a CDS encoding acetaldehyde dehydrogenase (acetylating) has product MESLDKDLQSIQEARDLAKKGKEAANKLSEYTEEQIDRILQNMVKVAKEYEVYLAEMAVEETGFGKIEDKTFKNHMASSILYDSIRDMKTIGVIEEDKEKQTISIAEPVGLIMGIVPSTNPTSTTIFKSIIAIKSRNGIVFSPHPSAFKCTSKAAKLMEEAAVAAGAPKGIISCLSLCTMEGTNELMKAPEISMIIATGGPGMVKAAYSSGKPALGVGAGNSPAYIEKSANIEKAVRNIIASKTFDNGTICASEQSIICEKSNEEEVVRTFEKHGAYFMNEEETEKVCKILFKQGHTMNGKFVGRSPDVIGKAAGFDVPCGTKVLIGRQNGVGCDNLLSYEKLTTVLGFYVVNDWEEACELSIQLLQNGIGHTMSIHTENKDIVRKFAKKPASRILVNTGGSQGGTGASTGLMPSFTLGCGTWGGSSVSENVTPMHLLNIKRVAYGIVDCEEIGKEKESENKINNDELKELMDKIVAFMKR; this is encoded by the coding sequence TTGGAAAGTTTAGATAAGGATTTACAATCTATACAAGAAGCAAGAGATCTTGCAAAAAAAGGAAAAGAAGCAGCTAATAAACTTAGTGAGTATACCGAGGAGCAAATAGATAGAATATTACAAAATATGGTTAAGGTTGCTAAGGAGTATGAGGTTTATTTGGCTGAAATGGCAGTTGAAGAAACTGGGTTTGGAAAAATCGAGGATAAAACTTTTAAAAATCATATGGCTTCAAGTATTTTATATGATTCTATAAGGGATATGAAAACAATAGGGGTTATAGAGGAGGATAAGGAAAAGCAAACTATTAGTATAGCTGAGCCTGTGGGGCTTATTATGGGAATAGTTCCATCTACAAATCCAACATCTACAACAATATTTAAATCTATAATTGCTATAAAATCAAGAAATGGAATTGTATTTTCTCCTCACCCATCTGCATTTAAATGTACAAGTAAGGCGGCCAAATTAATGGAAGAGGCAGCTGTGGCAGCAGGGGCACCTAAGGGAATTATAAGTTGTTTAAGCCTTTGTACAATGGAGGGAACAAATGAACTTATGAAAGCTCCAGAGATTTCAATGATAATAGCAACAGGGGGACCTGGAATGGTTAAGGCTGCCTACAGTTCTGGAAAACCAGCACTGGGAGTAGGAGCTGGAAACTCTCCTGCATATATAGAAAAAAGTGCAAATATTGAAAAGGCTGTTAGAAATATAATTGCAAGTAAAACTTTTGACAATGGGACAATATGTGCCTCAGAACAATCTATAATTTGTGAAAAATCCAATGAAGAAGAAGTTGTAAGAACTTTTGAAAAACATGGAGCTTACTTTATGAATGAAGAGGAAACAGAAAAAGTTTGTAAGATTTTATTTAAACAGGGGCATACTATGAATGGAAAATTTGTAGGAAGAAGTCCAGATGTAATAGGAAAAGCAGCAGGATTTGATGTACCTTGTGGAACCAAGGTTTTAATTGGAAGACAAAATGGAGTTGGTTGTGATAATTTATTATCCTATGAAAAACTTACAACAGTTTTAGGTTTTTATGTGGTAAATGACTGGGAAGAAGCTTGTGAGTTAAGTATACAACTTTTACAAAATGGAATTGGACATACAATGAGTATTCATACAGAAAATAAGGATATAGTTAGAAAATTTGCAAAAAAACCAGCCTCAAGAATTTTGGTTAATACAGGAGGATCACAAGGGGGAACAGGAGCAAGTACAGGTCTTATGCCTTCGTTTACATTGGGATGTGGAACGTGGGGAGGAAGCTCAGTTTCAGAAAATGTAACTCCTATGCACCTTTTAAATATAAAAAGAGTGGCCTATGGAATAGTTGATTGTGAAGAGATAGGAAAAGAAAAAGAGAGTGAAAATAAAATAAATAATGATGAACTTAAGGAATTAATGGATAAAATAGTTGCTTTTATGAAGAGGTAG